Proteins from one Gemmatimonadaceae bacterium genomic window:
- a CDS encoding polymer-forming cytoskeletal protein, whose translation MALFARRTNLPQATGYSVVDEQLVIRGEISTEGTIRIDGRIEGRLHRADTMIIGAHGVVVGDIEAREVVIAGTIEGNIVAGTRVEIQASASVLGDIRSTAMMLHEGGTINGHVVVNRHETPVEGRRLELAPPERAAVLTR comes from the coding sequence TACTCGGTCGTCGACGAACAGCTCGTCATTCGCGGCGAGATCAGCACCGAAGGCACGATTCGCATCGACGGCCGCATCGAAGGGCGGCTGCACCGCGCCGACACGATGATCATCGGCGCCCACGGCGTCGTCGTCGGCGACATCGAAGCGCGCGAAGTCGTGATCGCCGGAACGATCGAAGGCAACATCGTCGCCGGCACCCGCGTCGAGATTCAGGCATCGGCCTCCGTGCTCGGCGACATTCGCAGCACGGCGATGATGCTGCACGAAGGCGGCACGATCAACGGCCACGTCGTGGTCAACCGCCACGAGACGCCGGTCGAAGGGCGCCGGCTCGAGCTTGCACCGCCGGAACGCGCGGCCGTGTTGACACGCTAA
- a CDS encoding M23 family metallopeptidase: MRSPRRRWTLILVPPEPGARTHRVSVSSRVLKTVATVSTAVLAATGIWSGANARSVVFTTDELAEARRTVLTLNDSVQSLRAKVMYDAAMVDSAPSMIMPVAGELTSRFARSRFHPLLHFFRPHEGIDLSAPAGTTIVAPAVSTVTFVGWRLGDGLTVELAHNGGITTLYAHCRTTLVRVGQRIPAGFAIATVGSTGLATGPHVHFEVMLNGKPIDPMKFLSSRDSINLVAAHTAVAGNEH; this comes from the coding sequence ATGCGCAGTCCGCGCCGCCGTTGGACGCTCATCCTCGTACCACCGGAACCCGGCGCGCGGACGCATCGCGTTTCGGTGAGCAGCCGCGTGCTGAAGACCGTTGCCACGGTTTCGACCGCCGTTCTCGCGGCGACCGGCATCTGGTCGGGGGCCAACGCGCGGAGCGTCGTGTTCACGACGGACGAGTTGGCCGAGGCGCGGCGGACGGTGTTGACGTTGAATGATTCGGTGCAGTCGCTGCGCGCGAAGGTGATGTACGACGCGGCGATGGTGGATTCCGCGCCGTCGATGATCATGCCGGTGGCCGGTGAATTGACGAGCCGCTTCGCGCGGTCGCGCTTTCATCCGCTGCTGCACTTCTTCCGCCCGCACGAAGGCATCGACCTTTCGGCGCCGGCGGGAACGACCATCGTGGCGCCGGCGGTATCGACGGTGACGTTCGTCGGCTGGCGGTTGGGTGATGGGCTGACCGTGGAGCTCGCGCACAACGGCGGCATCACGACGCTCTACGCGCACTGCCGTACGACGCTCGTACGCGTCGGCCAGCGCATTCCCGCAGGATTCGCAATCGCGACTGTCGGCAGCACCGGACTCGCGACCGGACCGCACGTGCACTTCGAGGTCATGCTCAACGGCAAGCCGATCGACCCGATGAAATTCCTGTCGAGCCGCGACAGCATCAATCTCGTTGCGGCGCACACAGCAGTCGCCGGGAACGAGCACTAG